A window of the Halobacterium hubeiense genome harbors these coding sequences:
- a CDS encoding CBS domain-containing protein — MTQLALRDVLSQEFVGVSESDELLDAVELMRAENTNSAVVLRGAEPVGVVTAESVMDALLDGHDPNAVTAADVMDGPPESLSLDASVADAADLMGRTGDPRVLVTDDDGVHGVVEARDVAPTVEKQLRGAPAAPSAPPTGSEQAPSADSYSEQGVCESCGGLAHELVDVNGQLLCPECQPV; from the coding sequence ATGACGCAGTTAGCGCTCAGGGACGTGCTCTCACAGGAGTTCGTCGGCGTCAGCGAGTCCGACGAACTCCTCGACGCGGTGGAACTGATGCGGGCGGAGAACACCAACAGCGCGGTCGTCCTCCGGGGGGCCGAGCCGGTTGGCGTCGTCACCGCCGAGTCCGTGATGGACGCGCTGCTGGACGGCCACGACCCGAACGCGGTCACCGCCGCGGACGTGATGGACGGCCCGCCCGAGTCGCTGTCGCTGGACGCCTCGGTCGCGGACGCCGCCGACCTGATGGGGCGGACGGGCGACCCGCGCGTGCTCGTCACCGACGACGACGGCGTCCACGGGGTCGTGGAAGCCCGCGACGTCGCGCCGACCGTCGAGAAACAGCTCCGCGGCGCGCCCGCAGCCCCGTCCGCGCCGCCGACGGGCAGCGAGCAAGCGCCCTCGGCGGACAGCTACAGCGAGCAGGGCGTCTGCGAGAGCTGCGGCGGTCTCGCCCACGAACTCGTGGACGTCAACGGCCAACTGCTCTGCCCCGAGTGCCAGCCGGTCTGA
- the udk gene encoding uridine kinase has translation MTIPSFAIGIAGGTGAGKTTVAREITDNVEEAATLIPLDNYYKDLSHMDFEERATVNYDHPSAFEWDLLQEHLDALLSGQAVEMPQYDFSEHLRKEERVTVEPTDVIVLEGILALYDEDVNDMLDLHIYVETDADVRILRRIERDVVERGRELEGVMDQYLSTVKPMHEQFIEPTKKDADIIIPEGANAVAVNLLEEKVQAESSEMAEWAVRGDEERYEREFTDGDADDDSEAEADASAPENSE, from the coding sequence ATGACCATCCCGTCGTTCGCTATCGGCATCGCCGGGGGCACGGGCGCCGGCAAGACGACGGTAGCGCGCGAGATTACCGACAACGTCGAGGAGGCGGCCACCCTCATCCCGCTGGACAACTACTACAAGGACCTCAGCCACATGGACTTCGAGGAGCGGGCGACCGTCAACTACGACCACCCCTCGGCGTTCGAGTGGGACCTCCTGCAGGAACACCTCGACGCCCTGCTCTCCGGGCAAGCCGTCGAGATGCCCCAGTACGACTTCTCCGAGCACCTCCGAAAGGAGGAGCGAGTCACCGTCGAGCCCACCGACGTCATCGTGCTGGAGGGGATTCTCGCGCTCTACGACGAGGACGTCAACGACATGCTCGACCTCCACATCTACGTCGAGACCGACGCCGACGTCCGCATCCTCCGGCGCATCGAGCGCGACGTCGTCGAGCGCGGCCGCGAGCTGGAGGGCGTGATGGACCAGTACCTCTCGACGGTGAAGCCGATGCACGAGCAGTTCATCGAACCCACGAAGAAGGACGCCGACATCATCATCCCGGAGGGCGCCAACGCCGTCGCGGTCAACCTCCTCGAAGAGAAAGTGCAGGCCGAGAGCTCCGAGATGGCGGAGTGGGCGGTGCGCGGCGACGAGGAGCGCTACGAGCGCGAGTTCACGGACGGCGACGCCGACGACGACAGCGAGGCGGAAGCCGACGCGAGCGCGCCCGAGAACTCGGAGTAG
- a CDS encoding DUF5785 family protein, with product MAEMEDPSGRDWVHDPDGEKGSEGGRNYDMAVLSKMTDEEDDFPLEKSAFVEEFGDWPVRVNHEKVLSVEEIFEHVEEDTFETKVDFHKAVGDGLRRANVWDYHPPER from the coding sequence ATGGCAGAGATGGAAGACCCCTCGGGCCGGGACTGGGTCCACGACCCCGACGGCGAGAAGGGCAGCGAGGGCGGCCGCAACTACGACATGGCGGTCCTCTCGAAGATGACCGACGAGGAAGACGACTTCCCGCTGGAGAAATCGGCGTTCGTCGAGGAGTTCGGCGACTGGCCGGTCCGCGTCAACCACGAGAAGGTGCTCTCCGTCGAGGAAATCTTCGAACACGTCGAGGAGGACACCTTCGAGACGAAGGTGGACTTCCACAAGGCGGTCGGCGACGGCCTGCGCCGCGCGAACGTCTGGGACTACCACCCGCCCGAGCGGTAG
- a CDS encoding orc1/cdc6 family replication initiation protein → MKTPFRDRVELFTNKDVLKDHYEPEEILERDEEIDQYANALQDVVDGWEPDNVFVYGKTGVGKTAVTRYMMDALEYEAEEREGVDDVVSVEVNCHHHPSSYQAAIALVNELRADTDRDPLTTGLSTSDVLNALFDEIEAREGTVLIVLDEIDNLGDDDMLLYQLPRAKTNGNISDSQVAVVGISNDYTFRNDLSPKVQDTLCEREIKFPPYDANELVTILTDRAERGLRGDVLEDGVIPQCAALAARDRGSARQAIDLLREAVNVAVEDGREVVSEEDVDTAVERVERGRIKDSIKDLTTHGQYVLLAVTQMSVSGETPARAKELYEVYEEVAAEYAAEPLSQRSVHDHLNDLSMLGFLRQHDRNYGRGGGQFFEYELDVDAEMVREAMADEAE, encoded by the coding sequence ATGAAGACGCCGTTCCGCGACCGCGTCGAGCTGTTCACCAACAAGGACGTCCTCAAGGACCACTACGAGCCCGAGGAAATCCTCGAACGCGACGAGGAAATCGACCAGTACGCCAACGCCCTCCAGGACGTCGTGGACGGCTGGGAGCCGGACAACGTCTTCGTCTACGGGAAGACCGGCGTCGGGAAGACCGCGGTGACGCGGTACATGATGGACGCCCTCGAGTACGAGGCCGAGGAGCGCGAGGGCGTCGACGACGTGGTGAGTGTCGAAGTGAACTGCCACCACCACCCGTCGTCGTACCAGGCCGCCATCGCGCTCGTGAACGAACTCCGCGCGGACACCGACCGCGACCCGCTCACGACGGGGCTATCGACCTCGGACGTCCTGAACGCGCTGTTCGACGAAATCGAGGCGCGCGAGGGCACCGTGCTCATTGTGCTGGACGAAATCGACAACCTCGGCGACGACGACATGCTGCTCTACCAGCTCCCGCGCGCGAAGACCAACGGCAACATCTCGGACTCGCAGGTCGCGGTCGTCGGCATCTCGAACGACTACACGTTCCGCAACGACCTCTCGCCGAAGGTCCAGGACACGCTCTGTGAGCGCGAGATCAAGTTCCCGCCGTACGACGCCAACGAACTCGTCACGATTCTCACCGACCGAGCCGAGCGCGGCCTCCGCGGGGACGTTCTCGAAGACGGCGTTATTCCCCAATGCGCAGCCCTCGCTGCTCGCGACCGCGGGAGCGCGAGGCAGGCCATCGACCTCCTGCGGGAAGCCGTCAACGTCGCCGTCGAGGACGGCCGCGAGGTCGTCTCCGAGGAGGACGTGGACACCGCAGTCGAGCGCGTCGAGCGCGGCCGCATCAAGGACTCCATCAAGGACCTCACGACCCACGGCCAGTACGTCCTGCTCGCGGTCACGCAGATGTCAGTCAGCGGCGAGACGCCGGCTCGCGCGAAGGAACTCTACGAGGTCTACGAGGAGGTCGCCGCCGAGTACGCCGCCGAACCCCTGAGCCAGCGCAGCGTCCACGACCACCTCAACGACCTCTCGATGCTGGGGTTCCTGCGCCAGCACGACCGCAACTACGGCCGCGGCGGCGGGCAGTTCTTCGAGTACGAGCTCGACGTCGACGCCGAGATGGTCCGCGAGGCGATGGCCGACGAAGCCGAGTAG
- a CDS encoding uracil-DNA glycosylase, with protein MDAHQDGPQNPYGMDEDCRNCPGLCDVRERVVHGYGDVGADFVFVGEAPSEGAEQTGVPFTGDEAGERFQHVLGSVGLNYSLPSSDEPELDNAYLTYLTRCRHPAREPSDEEVATCEPYLNADIRIINPEVLVPVGQRALTELGKEYTTTPADDLDVEECHATTIRGRGFELAPMIHPADQTDAQREEYVEFFLDLLDTDYRQTKGRRGR; from the coding sequence ATGGACGCCCACCAGGACGGCCCGCAGAACCCCTACGGGATGGACGAGGACTGCCGGAACTGTCCCGGGCTCTGCGACGTCCGCGAGCGCGTCGTCCACGGCTACGGCGACGTCGGCGCGGACTTCGTGTTCGTCGGCGAAGCCCCCAGTGAGGGCGCCGAGCAGACCGGCGTCCCGTTCACGGGCGACGAGGCGGGCGAGCGCTTCCAGCACGTCCTCGGGAGCGTCGGCCTGAACTACTCGCTGCCGTCCAGCGACGAGCCCGAACTGGACAACGCCTACCTGACGTACCTGACGCGCTGTCGTCATCCCGCCCGCGAGCCCAGCGACGAGGAGGTCGCGACCTGCGAGCCGTACCTGAACGCCGACATCCGCATCATCAATCCGGAGGTGCTCGTGCCGGTCGGCCAGCGCGCGCTGACGGAACTCGGGAAAGAGTACACCACCACGCCCGCCGACGACCTCGACGTCGAGGAGTGCCACGCGACGACGATTCGCGGGCGCGGGTTCGAGCTCGCGCCGATGATTCACCCCGCGGACCAGACCGACGCCCAGCGCGAGGAGTACGTCGAGTTCTTCCTCGACCTGCTCGACACCGACTACCGGCAGACGAAGGGGCGACGCGGGCGGTGA
- the aroC gene encoding chorismate synthase codes for MNGNRFGRLFQVTTYGESHGPGMGVVVSGCPAGLELDEETIQRELDRRKPGQSMITTSRGEPDEVTINSGVQDGYTTGTPIGMTIQNKDAESGKYEPFVTAPRPSHGDFTYSAKFGTRNWGGGGRSSARETVNWVAAGAIAKEVLEHEGVQVKAHVNQIGDVEAPEVSFEEMLEHTEDNDVRCAHPETAEEMQELIEDYQERGDSIGGSIYFEIRGVPRGLGAPRFDSVEARLGQAMMSVPASTAFEFGRGRDARTIPGKEHNDDWEFGDDGDPVPVENDHGGLQGGITTGEPIYGEVTLHAPTSIPKKQQTVDWETGEQKEIQVVGRHDPVLPPRGVPVVEAMLNVTMLDFMLLGGRVNPDRLDGQPGEYDTDYHPSSPRNE; via the coding sequence ATGAACGGCAATCGGTTCGGGCGACTGTTCCAGGTGACGACGTACGGCGAGAGCCACGGCCCCGGCATGGGCGTCGTGGTCTCGGGCTGTCCGGCGGGCCTCGAACTCGACGAGGAGACGATTCAGCGCGAGCTCGACCGCCGCAAGCCCGGCCAGTCGATGATTACGACCTCGCGGGGGGAGCCCGACGAGGTGACAATCAACTCCGGCGTGCAGGACGGCTACACGACGGGCACGCCCATCGGCATGACCATCCAGAACAAGGACGCCGAGTCCGGGAAGTACGAGCCGTTCGTCACCGCGCCCCGGCCGTCCCACGGCGACTTCACGTACTCCGCGAAGTTCGGCACACGCAACTGGGGCGGTGGCGGGCGCTCGTCGGCCCGCGAGACCGTCAACTGGGTGGCGGCGGGGGCGATTGCCAAGGAAGTGCTGGAGCACGAGGGCGTGCAGGTGAAAGCCCACGTCAACCAGATTGGCGACGTGGAGGCGCCCGAGGTCTCCTTCGAGGAGATGCTCGAACACACCGAGGACAACGACGTGCGCTGTGCGCACCCCGAGACCGCCGAGGAGATGCAGGAGCTCATCGAGGACTACCAGGAGCGCGGCGACTCCATCGGCGGCTCCATCTACTTCGAGATCCGGGGCGTGCCGCGCGGACTCGGCGCGCCGCGCTTCGACTCCGTGGAGGCCCGACTCGGGCAGGCGATGATGTCGGTGCCCGCGAGCACGGCTTTCGAGTTCGGACGCGGCCGCGACGCGCGGACGATTCCCGGGAAGGAGCACAATGACGACTGGGAATTCGGAGACGATGGTGACCCCGTGCCCGTCGAGAACGACCACGGCGGCCTGCAGGGCGGGATTACGACCGGCGAGCCGATTTACGGCGAAGTCACCCTGCACGCGCCCACGTCGATTCCGAAGAAACAGCAGACGGTGGACTGGGAGACCGGCGAGCAGAAGGAGATTCAGGTCGTCGGCCGCCACGACCCCGTGCTGCCGCCGCGCGGCGTCCCGGTCGTCGAAGCGATGCTGAACGTGACGATGCTGGACTTCATGCTGCTGGGCGGCCGCGTCAACCCCGACCGGCTGGACGGCCAGCCCGGCGAGTACGACACCGACTACCACCCGAGCAGCCCGCGCAACGAGTAG
- a CDS encoding metal-dependent transcriptional regulator has protein sequence MAATTPTATRCGCARPRDCVDRRTGRYLTAVYWLAAGEDRSRVSTGAVSDRLGVTPATVTETFAELAAADLLDYEKHAGVRLTERGRAVAGELAYRQCVVRTFFAAELGVEFGADEGYQFGYVLPESGVENLRTRIDHAPGDCCTERAADADCLCEARAN, from the coding sequence ATGGCTGCCACGACGCCGACAGCGACGCGGTGTGGGTGTGCGCGACCGCGCGACTGCGTGGACCGCCGCACCGGCAGGTACCTCACGGCGGTCTACTGGCTCGCGGCGGGCGAGGACCGCTCGCGGGTCAGCACGGGCGCGGTCAGCGACCGCCTCGGCGTGACGCCGGCGACGGTCACCGAGACGTTCGCCGAACTCGCCGCAGCTGACCTCCTCGACTACGAGAAGCACGCCGGCGTGCGGTTGACCGAGCGCGGGCGGGCGGTCGCCGGCGAGCTCGCGTACCGCCAGTGCGTCGTCCGCACGTTCTTCGCGGCGGAACTGGGCGTCGAGTTCGGCGCCGACGAGGGCTACCAGTTCGGCTACGTGCTCCCGGAGAGCGGCGTCGAGAACCTACGTACTCGCATCGACCACGCGCCCGGGGACTGCTGTACCGAGCGCGCAGCCGACGCCGACTGCCTCTGCGAGGCGCGCGCGAACTGA
- a CDS encoding molybdopterin-dependent oxidoreductase gives MSGLEVHDVPDGVDPDAWHLDVTGAVASELTFDREDLRALPVETFTADFTCVEGWVAEDLSWRGVRVGDVLDRAAPTAAASHALVHAMDGEYACSFPLNDLADAVLALELDGAALPVEHGGPARLVPTGEADCWESVKWVAELTVTESAPEDADTAESIALSRVG, from the coding sequence ATGTCGGGCCTCGAAGTCCACGACGTTCCGGACGGCGTCGATCCCGACGCGTGGCACCTCGACGTGACCGGCGCCGTCGCGAGCGAGCTAACGTTCGACCGCGAGGACCTCCGCGCCCTCCCCGTAGAGACGTTCACGGCGGACTTCACGTGCGTCGAGGGGTGGGTCGCCGAGGACCTCTCGTGGCGGGGCGTCCGCGTCGGCGACGTGCTCGACCGCGCGGCCCCCACGGCGGCGGCCAGCCACGCGCTCGTGCACGCGATGGACGGCGAGTACGCCTGCTCGTTCCCCCTCAACGACCTCGCGGACGCCGTGCTCGCGCTGGAACTCGACGGCGCCGCGCTCCCGGTCGAACACGGCGGCCCCGCGCGCCTCGTCCCGACCGGCGAGGCGGACTGCTGGGAGAGCGTGAAGTGGGTCGCGGAGCTGACCGTCACCGAGTCCGCGCCCGAGGACGCCGACACCGCCGAGTCCATCGCGCTGTCGCGAGTCGGGTAG
- a CDS encoding DUF2249 domain-containing protein, which translates to MHSTVDVTDTDREQRRDRVFDRLDDAEVGETVAVTADRDVHPTLSQYAIARDAALDRSYEQTGPEWEVHVTKRPPEEADDPYAFDVRNLPPARRHAVLTDTFDLLEPGESFVLVNDHDPEPLYHELSSTHGDVVGWSYEQESAGEWRVEISKTGEPAADDDGATATFDVREIPKPDRHPTIHHRFANLDAGDSLDVIAPHEPNPLRREFRQQYGDGFEWEVRERDPGEVRVRITKTDADGDRSEPDDANADENADADTEDLTVVQELDVRDRPPAQRHEAIFDAYADLDAGEAFVLVNDHDPKPLYHQFEAEAGPEFRWEYRARDPGEFRVLVGRADAADPQSSPPEDVEAPF; encoded by the coding sequence ATGCACTCGACTGTCGACGTCACCGACACCGACCGCGAACAGCGCCGCGACCGCGTCTTCGACCGCCTCGACGACGCCGAGGTGGGGGAGACGGTCGCCGTCACCGCCGACCGCGACGTCCACCCGACGCTCTCCCAGTACGCCATCGCGCGGGACGCCGCGCTCGACCGCTCCTACGAGCAGACGGGGCCGGAGTGGGAGGTCCACGTCACGAAGCGACCGCCCGAGGAAGCCGACGACCCCTACGCGTTCGACGTGCGGAACCTCCCGCCGGCGCGCCGCCACGCCGTCCTCACGGACACGTTCGACCTGCTCGAACCCGGCGAGTCGTTCGTGCTCGTCAACGACCACGACCCCGAGCCGCTCTACCACGAGCTCTCCTCGACGCACGGCGACGTGGTCGGGTGGTCCTACGAGCAGGAGTCCGCGGGCGAGTGGCGCGTCGAAATCTCGAAGACCGGCGAGCCGGCGGCCGACGACGACGGCGCGACCGCGACGTTCGACGTCCGCGAGATTCCCAAGCCCGACCGCCACCCCACGATTCACCACCGCTTCGCGAACCTCGACGCCGGGGACTCCCTCGACGTCATCGCGCCCCACGAGCCGAACCCGCTGCGCCGGGAGTTCCGCCAGCAGTACGGCGACGGCTTCGAGTGGGAGGTCCGCGAGCGCGACCCCGGCGAGGTCCGCGTCCGCATCACGAAGACCGACGCGGACGGGGACCGGAGCGAACCGGACGACGCGAACGCGGACGAAAACGCCGACGCCGACACCGAGGACTTGACCGTCGTGCAGGAGTTGGACGTCCGCGACCGCCCGCCCGCCCAGCGCCACGAAGCCATCTTCGACGCGTACGCCGACCTCGACGCCGGCGAGGCGTTCGTGCTCGTCAACGACCACGACCCGAAGCCGCTGTACCACCAGTTCGAGGCCGAAGCCGGCCCCGAGTTCCGCTGGGAGTACCGCGCCCGCGACCCCGGCGAGTTCCGCGTGCTTGTCGGGCGCGCCGACGCCGCGGACCCCCAGTCGAGCCCGCCCGAGGACGTGGAAGCGCCGTTCTGA